The following proteins are co-located in the bacterium genome:
- a CDS encoding phage terminase large subunit family protein translates to MRPLPLNQTHCLEVLATALAPRRALTVSQWSDAHRELSGKQAGERGRWRTARNPILREIMDAMSASSRVTDIWVIKSSQVGVTEATVNFLGYTMDHAPAPVMVLMPTLDSRDAWKAQKLNPLLQETPVIRDLLGGQRSRDAANSKDMIDFPGGVLFLAGGNSPNSYAQRSVRFLIMDDLDRFPPEVGEEGDPVALAKGRTKAFARAKRLFISTPTVKGMSLIERGHATSDQRRYHIPCPHCGHYQPLEWGGPEAAHGIKYLATETGLTAWYVCVACSGEIHEHHKPAFLAAGRWIATHPERSTRGYHISALYAPIGLGPSWRELVEEWKVAVKSPGTLRTFVNTHLGECWEEQGDQIEPVGLLARLEDYDEKSRSLARTGGVDVQKDRLEASIVDWDAGEEAWVMEHLIIPGDTAQPEVWGRLDEELSHWAPEFVAIDSGYNTSMVYAFVEKRRWAVAVKGRSGGGVPIVEDEKARRQRLRRQRKKGITVHLVGDDQAKALIYSRLKITEPGPGYIHFPNDPSFDDEYFAQLTAEKLVTKMRGTRPYVEWVQTRPRNETLDCLKYNLAALRLSGIDLKLRAARQYHRLEETPPPVPAMTIAQPDPLPSSAAAAWEAMMRARKEARRG, encoded by the coding sequence CCGCTGCCGCTCAACCAGACCCACTGCCTCGAAGTCCTGGCCACCGCGCTCGCCCCGCGGCGCGCCCTGACCGTCAGCCAGTGGTCCGACGCCCACCGCGAGTTGTCCGGCAAGCAGGCCGGAGAGCGGGGCCGCTGGCGGACGGCGCGCAACCCCATCCTGCGCGAGATCATGGACGCCATGTCGGCATCCAGCCGCGTCACCGACATCTGGGTCATCAAGTCCTCGCAGGTCGGCGTCACCGAGGCGACCGTCAATTTCCTCGGCTACACCATGGACCACGCCCCGGCCCCGGTCATGGTCCTCATGCCAACCCTCGATAGCCGCGACGCCTGGAAGGCCCAGAAACTCAACCCGCTGCTCCAGGAAACGCCGGTCATCCGCGATCTGCTCGGCGGCCAGCGCTCGCGCGATGCTGCCAACTCCAAGGACATGATCGATTTTCCCGGCGGCGTGCTATTCCTGGCCGGCGGCAACAGCCCCAACAGCTACGCCCAGCGCTCCGTCCGCTTTCTGATCATGGACGATCTCGACCGCTTCCCGCCCGAAGTCGGCGAGGAGGGTGACCCCGTCGCCCTGGCCAAGGGCCGCACCAAAGCCTTCGCCCGCGCCAAGCGCCTGTTCATCAGCACGCCGACCGTGAAGGGCATGAGCCTGATCGAACGCGGCCATGCCACCTCGGACCAGCGGCGCTACCACATCCCCTGTCCGCATTGCGGCCACTACCAGCCGCTTGAATGGGGCGGGCCGGAAGCCGCGCACGGCATCAAGTACCTCGCCACCGAAACCGGCCTCACCGCCTGGTATGTCTGCGTCGCCTGCTCGGGCGAAATCCACGAACACCACAAGCCGGCCTTCCTCGCTGCCGGCCGCTGGATCGCCACCCACCCCGAGCGCAGCACCCGCGGCTATCACATCAGCGCCCTCTACGCCCCGATCGGCCTCGGCCCCAGCTGGCGCGAGCTGGTCGAAGAATGGAAAGTCGCCGTCAAGTCGCCCGGCACCCTGCGCACCTTCGTCAATACCCACCTCGGCGAATGCTGGGAAGAGCAGGGCGACCAGATCGAACCGGTCGGCCTGCTCGCCCGCCTCGAAGACTACGACGAAAAATCCAGAAGCCTGGCCCGCACCGGCGGCGTCGACGTCCAGAAAGACCGCCTCGAAGCCAGCATCGTCGATTGGGACGCTGGCGAAGAAGCCTGGGTCATGGAACACCTCATCATCCCCGGCGACACCGCCCAGCCCGAAGTCTGGGGCCGTCTCGACGAAGAGCTCAGCCACTGGGCCCCGGAATTCGTCGCCATCGACTCCGGCTACAACACCAGCATGGTCTATGCCTTCGTCGAAAAACGCCGCTGGGCCGTCGCCGTCAAGGGCCGGTCCGGAGGTGGCGTGCCCATCGTCGAAGACGAGAAAGCCCGCCGCCAGCGCCTGCGCCGCCAGCGCAAAAAAGGCATCACCGTCCATCTGGTCGGCGACGACCAGGCCAAGGCCCTGATCTACTCCCGCCTCAAGATCACCGAGCCCGGTCCCGGCTACATCCACTTTCCAAACGACCCAAGCTTCGACGACGAATACTTCGCCCAGCTGACCGCCGAAAAACTGGTCACCAAGATGCGCGGCACCCGGCCCTACGTCGAATGGGTGCAGACCCGGCCGCGCAACGAAACTCTCGACTGCCTGAAATACAACCTCGCAGCCCTGAGACTGTCCGGCATCGACCTCAAGCTGCGCGCCGCCCGTCAGTACCATCGCCTGGAAGAAACCCCGCCGCCGGTCCCGGCCATGACCATTGCCCAGCCCGATCCGCTGCCGTCCTCGGCTGCCGCCGCCTGGGAAGCCATGATGCGCGCCCGCAAGGAAGCTCGGCGTGGCTGA